One window of Equus asinus isolate D_3611 breed Donkey chromosome 7, EquAss-T2T_v2, whole genome shotgun sequence genomic DNA carries:
- the ATG14 gene encoding beclin 1-associated autophagy-related key regulator: MHLVENKIPRDCLCSQAIMASPSGKGARAPEAPSCGPRPLARDLVDAVDDAEGLYVAVERCPLCNTTRRRLTCAKCVQSGDFVYFDGRDRERFVDKKERLSQLKSKQEEFQKEVLKAMEGKWITDQLRWKIMSCKMRIEQLKQTICKGNEEMKKNSEGLLKTKEKNQKLYTRAQRHQEKKEKIQRHNRKLGDLVEKKTIDLRSHYERLAHLRRSHILELTSVIFPIEEVKTGVRDPADVSSESDSAMTSSTVSKLAEARRTTYLSGRWVCDDHNGDTSISITGPWISLPSNGDYSAYYSWVEEKKTTQGPDMEHNNPAHTISAALCFATQLVNILSHILDVNLPKKLCNSEFCGENLSRQKFTRAVKKLNANILYLCFSQHVNLDQLQPLHTLRNLMYLVSPSSEHLGRSGPFEVRADLEESMEFVDPGVTGESDESGDERMSDEETDLGTDWENLPSPRFCDIPSQPVEVSQSQSSQVSPPIASSSAGGMISSAAASVTSWFRAYTGHR; this comes from the exons ATGCACCTGGTTGAAAACAAAATCCCACGTGACTGCCTCTGCTCTCAGGCTATCATGGCGTCTCCCAGTGGGAAGGGAGCCCGCGCGCCGGAGGCTCCTAGCTGCGGGCCGCGGCCGCTCGCGCGGGACCTGGTGGATGCTGTCGACGACGCAGAAGGACTCTACGTGGCGGTCGAGCGGTGTCCGCTGTGCAACACTACCCGCCGCCGGCTGACCTGCGCCAAGTGCGTCCAGAGCGGCGACTTCGTCTACTTCGACGGCCGCGACCGTGAGAG gtTTGTAGACAAGAAGGAAAGGTTAAGCCAACTTAAGAGCAAGCAAGAAGAATTTCAAAAAGA AGTGTTAAAAGCTATGGAAGGAAAATGGATAACAGATCAGTTG aggTGGAAAATAATGTCCTGCAAGATGAGGATTGAGCAGCTGAAACAAACAATAtgtaaaggaaatgaagaaatgaagaaaa ATTCTGAAGGCCTTCTCAAAACCAAGGAAAAGAATCAGAAGCTTTACACTCGAGCGCAACGGCatcaagagaaaaaggagaagattcaGAGGCACAATCGCAAACTTGGTGACTTGGTAGAAAAAAAAACCATTGACTTAAGAAGTCATTATGAACGTCTGGCACATCTTCGGCGATCGCATATATTAGAGCTCACCTCTGTCATTTTTCCAATCGAGGAAGTAAAGACCGGTGTCAG AGATCCTGCAGATGTGTCTTCAGAGAGTGACAGTGCCATGACCTCTAGCACTGTGAGCAAGCTTGCTGAAGCCCGGAGGACAACTTACCTCTCGGGGAGATGGGTCTGTGATGATCACAATGGGGACACCAGCATTAGCATTACGGGGCCCTGGATTAGCCTTCCCAGCAATGGGGACTACTCTGCCTACTACAGTTGGgtggaagagaagaaaaccaCACAGGGACCTG ACATGGAGCATAATAACCCTGCCCACACAATCAGTGCCGCATTGTGCTTTGCAACTCAGCTGGTCAACATTTTGTCTCATATACTTGATGTGAATCTTCCCAAAAAGCTGTGCAACAG TGAATTTTGTGGGGAAAATCTCAGCAGACAGAAATTTACTCGAGCGGTGAAGAAGCTGAATGCCAACATTCTTTACCTGTGCTTCTCTCAG caTGTAAATTTAGATCAATTACAACCACTGCACACCCTCCGGAATCTGATGTACCTGGTCAGCCCGAGCTCTGAACACCTAGGCAG GTCAGGACCCTTTGAAGTGCGAGCAGACCTTGAGGAGTCGATGGAATTTGTGGATCCCGGAGTTACTGGAGAATCAGATGAGAGTGGAGACGAGCGCATGAGTGACGAGGAGACCGACCTGGGCACAGACTGGGAGAACCTGCCGAGCCCCCGCTTTTGTGATATCCCTTCCCAGCCTGTGGAAGTCTcccagagccagagcagccaggTGTCCCCGCCCATCGCGAGCAGCAGTGCGGGCGGGATGATCTCCTCGGCCGCAGCCTCGGTGACCTCCTGGTTTAGAGCTTACACTGGACACCGTTAA